Proteins from one Flavobacterium sp. N2038 genomic window:
- a CDS encoding DoxX family protein, protein MENVKSLNKWANSHTYLPVDLVRIVLGVFLFMKGVSFVTNVQYLHDLISPIDQFGGGMFLLHYIAPAHMIGGIMIVFGLLTRWAIAAQLPILFGAVLINFMGRMHSESLILAIVILLLCIFFLFYGGGKHSADYYFKMQQ, encoded by the coding sequence ATGGAAAATGTAAAAAGTTTGAATAAATGGGCAAATTCGCACACTTATTTACCAGTAGATTTAGTACGTATTGTATTGGGTGTTTTTTTATTTATGAAAGGAGTTTCATTTGTAACGAATGTCCAGTATTTACATGATTTAATTTCTCCCATTGATCAATTCGGTGGCGGTATGTTTCTTTTGCATTATATCGCGCCAGCCCATATGATTGGAGGAATAATGATTGTTTTTGGGCTACTCACCCGTTGGGCAATTGCAGCGCAATTACCAATATTATTTGGTGCCGTCCTTATTAATTTTATGGGACGTATGCATTCTGAAAGCTTAATCCTGGCAATAGTAATTTTATTACTTTGCATATTTTTCCTTTTCTACGGAGGAGGAAAACACTCCGCTGACTATTACTTTAAAATGCAGCAATAA